A region of Mycoplasmopsis bovirhinis DNA encodes the following proteins:
- the lepA gene encoding translation elongation factor 4 produces the protein MDKSKIKNFSIIAHIDHGKSTLADRILELTKTVSDRNLTDQFLDSMDLEKERGITIKLNAVQIKYKDYIFHLIDTPGHVDFTYEVSRSLAASEGALLIVDATQGIEAQTLANVYLALENNLAIVPVINKIDLPSANVDEVKKEIEDVIGISTDNAVLVSAKTGLGVDKLLEAIVKYIPSPVLANDHKPLKALIFDSYFDPYRGVVMLVRIFEGKLNTGDKFKFMSRNDSNNSYHVIELGVRSPYETKKDFLSAGEVGWVSAAIRDAKEVNVGDTITLIENPTLQALPGYKKMKPVVFTGFYPVDTRDYSQLKESLEKISLSDSSITWEQETSKALGFGFRVGFLGLLHMEILQERLDREYKVGIIATSPSVEYKVTMTNGNVEMIANPTLLPDRTFIDKIEEPYVEAHIFIPNEYIGNVMELCQNKRGIYKSLDMIDKRRSSVIYELPLAETIFDFFDRLKSTTKGYASFEYEWLGYRESDLVKVDILLNGDKVDAFSMITHRDNAYENARELCQKLKNAIPRQNFEVPVQATIGGKIIARETIKAFRKDVTAKLYGGDVTRRQKLLKKQKEGKKRMKKLGSIDVPQEAFLSILKTNIDTKK, from the coding sequence ATGGATAAATCTAAAATAAAAAATTTCTCAATTATAGCCCATATCGATCATGGCAAAAGTACTTTAGCTGACCGAATTTTAGAACTAACTAAAACTGTTAGTGACCGTAATTTAACTGATCAATTTCTTGATTCAATGGATCTTGAAAAAGAACGTGGCATTACCATTAAATTAAATGCCGTGCAAATTAAGTATAAAGATTATATCTTTCACTTAATTGATACTCCAGGTCATGTTGATTTTACTTATGAAGTTTCTAGATCTTTAGCAGCTAGCGAAGGAGCTTTGTTAATTGTTGATGCAACTCAAGGAATTGAAGCTCAAACTTTAGCTAATGTTTATCTAGCTTTAGAAAATAACTTAGCAATCGTTCCGGTTATTAACAAAATTGACTTACCAAGTGCTAATGTCGATGAAGTTAAAAAAGAAATTGAAGACGTTATTGGAATTTCAACTGACAATGCTGTTTTAGTTTCAGCTAAAACTGGTCTTGGAGTTGATAAATTACTTGAAGCAATTGTAAAATATATTCCTAGCCCAGTTTTAGCAAATGATCATAAACCTTTAAAAGCTTTAATTTTCGATAGTTATTTTGATCCTTATCGAGGGGTTGTTATGTTAGTTAGAATTTTTGAAGGAAAACTTAATACTGGTGATAAATTTAAATTTATGTCAAGAAATGATTCAAATAATTCATACCATGTTATAGAACTAGGGGTGAGAAGTCCTTATGAAACTAAAAAAGACTTTTTAAGTGCTGGCGAAGTAGGATGAGTTTCTGCTGCTATTAGGGATGCCAAAGAAGTAAATGTTGGAGATACAATTACTTTAATTGAAAATCCCACTTTACAAGCTCTTCCAGGTTATAAAAAAATGAAACCAGTAGTTTTTACTGGGTTTTACCCAGTAGATACTAGGGACTATTCACAACTTAAAGAAAGTTTAGAAAAAATTTCTTTAAGTGATTCTTCAATTACTTGAGAACAAGAAACTTCTAAAGCTTTAGGTTTTGGTTTTAGAGTTGGTTTTTTAGGTTTATTACATATGGAGATTTTACAAGAGCGCTTAGATCGTGAGTATAAAGTTGGAATTATTGCAACAAGCCCTAGTGTTGAATATAAAGTTACGATGACTAATGGTAATGTTGAAATGATTGCTAATCCAACGCTCTTGCCGGATCGAACCTTTATTGACAAAATTGAAGAACCTTACGTTGAAGCTCATATTTTTATTCCCAACGAATATATTGGAAATGTTATGGAACTATGTCAAAATAAGCGAGGTATTTATAAATCACTAGATATGATTGATAAGCGCCGTAGTTCAGTTATTTATGAACTGCCTTTAGCTGAAACGATCTTTGATTTTTTTGATCGTCTTAAATCAACAACTAAAGGTTACGCAAGTTTTGAATATGAGTGGTTAGGTTACAGAGAAAGTGATTTAGTTAAAGTTGATATTTTACTTAATGGTGATAAAGTTGATGCTTTTTCAATGATTACTCACCGTGACAATGCATATGAAAATGCGAGAGAGCTATGTCAAAAACTTAAAAATGCTATTCCACGGCAAAACTTTGAAGTACCAGTTCAAGCCACTATTGGTGGAAAAATTATAGCTAGAGAAACAATTAAAGCCTTTCGCAAAGATGTAACAGCTAAATTGTATGGTGGAGATGTTACTAGAAGGCAAAAACTACTTAAAAAACAAAAAGAAGGTAAAAAACGTATGAAAAAACTTGGTAGCATAGATGTGCCACAAGAAGCCTTCTTATCAATTTTAAAAACGAATATAGATACTAAGAAATAG
- a CDS encoding APC family permease produces MTKSKKNSLSEVNFILYGLNYVVGFGFIATISSLINQGVWGILIFILTSIIIVAVIFAFSRAGQKYQNEIGGSYLYAKKTFGKQMTFFQGWNQASQIILFAGTTPLFFARLISQFDQNNEILYTVISVIIYISFVLLGTFGYKLSKNFIFVTAVFKWITLALGFGLIIYLISQSNSYAASIKDLGPFSLSAFAGGILSFIYVYGGFESLATISKDIETKRFKKIMIYMFLIVFAAYFIFYFIFLGLEKSNVSGFGLDIAYKTVWGTTGVTIFAIGLFFNRVSSTMGGVQPKARMIAALAKDGFFPIPWAQTNKHNEYRNAIIVYAIVGTLSSVFFSIIPTLAGVNNTFEKILAAGNISYLIQYLLTIFTVWLWSIRKEEKIPVWEKIIYVIGMVAIIFTLIGSQISFLIENKITFENFLPLISYVATIIFGYLVWFISAKYNKKKS; encoded by the coding sequence ATGACTAAATCAAAGAAAAATTCACTTTCAGAAGTCAATTTTATTTTATATGGTCTTAACTATGTTGTTGGTTTTGGTTTTATCGCAACAATTTCAAGTTTAATTAATCAAGGAGTTTGAGGAATTTTAATTTTTATCTTAACTTCCATTATCATTGTTGCAGTTATCTTCGCTTTTTCACGGGCTGGCCAAAAATACCAAAACGAAATTGGCGGATCATATTTATATGCCAAAAAAACTTTTGGTAAACAAATGACCTTTTTTCAAGGTTGAAACCAAGCAAGCCAAATTATTTTATTTGCAGGAACAACCCCATTATTTTTTGCAAGATTAATCTCCCAATTTGATCAAAATAATGAAATATTATATACAGTTATTTCAGTAATTATTTACATTTCTTTTGTGTTACTTGGTACATTTGGTTATAAACTATCAAAAAACTTTATTTTTGTTACAGCAGTTTTTAAATGAATTACTTTAGCTTTAGGTTTTGGTTTAATTATTTATTTAATTTCTCAAAGTAATTCATATGCAGCAAGCATCAAAGACTTAGGTCCTTTTAGCTTAAGCGCTTTTGCTGGTGGAATTTTAAGCTTTATTTATGTTTATGGTGGTTTTGAATCTTTGGCTACAATTTCAAAAGATATTGAAACCAAAAGATTCAAAAAAATTATGATTTATATGTTTTTAATTGTCTTTGCTGCTTATTTTATTTTTTATTTTATCTTTTTAGGATTAGAAAAAAGTAATGTTTCAGGATTTGGTCTTGATATTGCATATAAAACCGTTTGGGGAACAACTGGAGTAACTATTTTTGCAATTGGATTATTTTTCAACCGTGTTTCATCTACTATGGGTGGTGTGCAACCAAAAGCTCGGATGATTGCAGCTTTAGCTAAAGATGGTTTTTTTCCAATACCTTGAGCTCAAACTAATAAACATAATGAATACCGTAATGCGATTATCGTTTATGCAATTGTTGGAACTTTATCATCAGTTTTTTTCAGTATTATACCTACCTTAGCAGGAGTTAATAATACCTTTGAAAAAATCTTAGCAGCTGGTAATATTTCATATTTAATTCAATATTTATTAACAATCTTCACAGTTTGACTATGATCGATTAGAAAAGAAGAAAAAATTCCAGTTTGAGAAAAAATTATTTATGTAATTGGGATGGTTGCAATTATCTTTACTTTAATTGGTTCACAAATTTCATTTTTAATCGAAAATAAAATTACTTTTGAAAACTTTTTACCATTAATTTCATATGTTGCCACTATAATTTTTGGTTACCTTGTTTGATTTATTTCGGCTAAATATAATAAAAAAAAGAGCTAA
- the lepB gene encoding signal peptidase I, which produces MIRKYFSFKKLLKSWIFWVSLSFIILLSSLLIFFEFYTIIRVNGDSMNPTLHDQQLLLAKKSKSITYNTIAIFNFKDQLLIKRVIGLPGDNIKIQNDQLFLNGKFLLKLNNSTFDNLNLIINQNNFFALGDNLANSLDSRHFGTFFITDITAILP; this is translated from the coding sequence ATGATTCGAAAATATTTTAGCTTTAAAAAACTTTTAAAATCATGAATCTTTTGAGTGAGTTTGAGTTTTATTATCTTGCTAAGCTCACTCTTAATCTTTTTTGAATTTTATACTATTATTAGAGTTAATGGTGATTCAATGAATCCAACTTTACATGATCAGCAACTTTTGTTAGCTAAAAAATCTAAGTCAATTACTTATAATACTATTGCAATTTTTAATTTTAAAGATCAGTTGTTAATCAAAAGAGTAATTGGTTTGCCAGGTGATAATATTAAAATTCAAAATGACCAATTATTTTTAAATGGCAAATTTTTATTAAAGTTAAATAATTCAACATTTGATAATTTAAATTTAATAATTAACCAAAATAACTTTTTTGCTTTAGGTGATAATTTAGCTAATTCACTTGATAGCCGCCATTTTGGCACCTTCTTTATTACTGATATAACTGCTATTTTACCTTAG
- a CDS encoding M13 family metallopeptidase — MKPNLKDNYFKHINHDWLQTTKIPADRSSIGSFVEMDIKLEKLLKDQITSWSKDPKTLPNDPMIHEYTKFYNMVLDINKRNQLSWDPIRKYLNKLERLNSFEELFNQDRDFWLTYSNHPFDIDLFEDFIDNTKHILWLSNPSRTILPSKETYDNFLEAQKLIEVWKDMVFKLLTSYGKSSLDALDLINKAVEFDLYYKDFLLSSVEQANFVALYNLQERNSISKFSKKYDLLKIIDLVLGQKIASASVINQKFFENFDLIYSKERFESYKAHMFIFNLLSQTNNLSEEIRLTANEFKKALYSIEKARSLEDFAYDKTNGFFGMSLGMYYARTYFGKKAKKDVENMVQSMINVYKRRLQANTWLSKETIAKAIAKLDHIQVMIGYPEIIRPYYKQFKVTTYQEGSNLFENTQKFSKLMVEYKLSLYLKEEDKRYWTMSPATINAYYSPLQNKIVFPAAILAWPFYSIDRNSSANYGGIGAVIAHEISHGFDNNGSQFDEKGSLNNWWTEEDLAQFKEKTKAAIELFDQRETDYGKVNGKLTVSENIADLGGFSCALESAKSEPDFSLEEFFISWATIWRSIYKEGAAKRQLETDVHSPTEIRANVILANSDDFAQHYDIKPGDKMYIEPSKRVKIW; from the coding sequence ATGAAACCAAATTTAAAAGATAATTATTTTAAACATATTAACCATGATTGGTTGCAAACAACTAAAATTCCAGCTGATCGCTCATCAATTGGATCATTTGTTGAAATGGATATAAAACTAGAAAAATTATTAAAAGATCAAATTACTAGTTGATCTAAAGATCCTAAAACTTTACCAAATGATCCAATGATCCATGAGTACACCAAGTTCTATAACATGGTTTTAGATATAAATAAAAGAAATCAACTTAGTTGAGATCCAATTAGAAAATATTTAAATAAACTTGAAAGATTAAATTCATTTGAAGAATTATTTAATCAAGATCGTGATTTTTGATTAACTTATTCAAATCACCCATTTGATATTGATCTTTTTGAAGATTTTATCGATAATACAAAACACATTTTATGATTATCAAATCCATCAAGAACCATCTTGCCTTCTAAAGAAACTTATGATAATTTTCTAGAAGCTCAAAAGCTTATTGAAGTTTGAAAAGATATGGTTTTTAAACTTTTAACTAGTTATGGTAAATCAAGTTTGGATGCTTTAGATTTAATCAACAAAGCAGTTGAATTTGATTTATACTACAAAGATTTTTTACTTTCTTCAGTTGAACAAGCTAATTTTGTCGCTTTATATAACTTACAAGAAAGAAATAGTATTTCAAAATTTTCAAAAAAATATGATTTATTAAAAATTATTGATTTGGTTTTAGGTCAAAAAATAGCCAGCGCTTCAGTTATTAACCAAAAATTCTTTGAAAATTTTGATTTAATTTATTCAAAAGAAAGATTTGAAAGCTATAAAGCTCACATGTTTATTTTTAATTTATTATCTCAAACTAATAATTTATCTGAAGAAATTAGATTAACAGCTAATGAATTTAAAAAAGCTTTATATTCAATTGAAAAAGCAAGAAGTTTAGAAGATTTCGCTTATGATAAAACTAATGGCTTTTTTGGAATGTCATTAGGGATGTATTATGCTAGAACTTATTTTGGTAAAAAAGCTAAAAAAGATGTTGAAAATATGGTTCAAAGCATGATTAATGTTTATAAAAGACGTCTACAAGCTAATACTTGATTATCAAAAGAAACAATTGCAAAAGCAATTGCGAAACTTGATCATATTCAAGTAATGATAGGATATCCAGAAATTATTAGACCATATTACAAGCAATTTAAAGTTACAACTTATCAAGAAGGTTCAAACTTATTTGAAAATACACAGAAATTTTCAAAATTAATGGTGGAATATAAATTATCATTATATTTAAAAGAAGAAGATAAAAGATATTGAACTATGTCGCCTGCAACAATTAATGCTTACTATAGCCCATTACAAAATAAAATTGTTTTCCCGGCAGCTATTTTAGCTTGACCTTTTTATAGTATTGATCGAAATTCATCAGCTAACTACGGAGGAATTGGAGCTGTTATAGCGCATGAAATTTCACATGGCTTTGACAATAACGGTTCACAATTTGATGAAAAAGGTTCATTAAATAATTGATGAACCGAAGAAGATTTAGCACAATTTAAAGAAAAAACTAAAGCTGCAATTGAATTATTTGACCAAAGAGAAACTGACTATGGAAAAGTTAATGGTAAATTAACTGTTTCGGAAAATATTGCTGATTTAGGTGGCTTTAGCTGTGCTTTAGAATCAGCTAAATCTGAGCCAGACTTTTCGTTAGAAGAATTCTTTATCTCTTGGGCTACTATTTGACGTTCAATTTACAAAGAAGGAGCAGCAAAACGTCAATTAGAAACTGATGTTCACTCACCTACTGAAATTAGGGCTAACGTTATTTTAGCTAATAGTGATGATTTTGCCCAACACTATGATATTAAGCCTGGTGATAAAATGTATATTGAACCATCAAAACGAGTTAAAATTTGGTAA
- a CDS encoding deoxyribonuclease IV, translated as MIKLGSHISFKKPGYLPGAVKESLENGANTMMIYLGAPQTTIRVPVENYNLEVYLQDYKDKIKQEDIIVHAPYIINPANPAKANFSNDFLIKEISRMNYLGLKYLVLHPGAYTTYEIQEALEQLVESLKYIINQTKDVVICIETMSGKGTEIGINFEQIRYLLDEVDHDRVQVCLDTCHLWDAGYDLSNYQEFKTELNKYNLLKHVKVIHLNDSKNTLGSHKDRHANIGHGYIGTDTLKQFVHDVDFDNIPIILETPYVDKKPIYKEEIKLLLEK; from the coding sequence ATGATTAAATTAGGTTCACATATTTCGTTTAAAAAACCTGGTTATTTACCAGGTGCTGTAAAAGAATCATTAGAAAATGGTGCTAATACAATGATGATTTATTTAGGAGCGCCGCAAACCACTATTAGAGTACCTGTTGAAAATTATAATTTAGAAGTTTACTTACAAGATTATAAAGATAAAATCAAACAAGAAGATATTATTGTGCATGCTCCATATATTATTAATCCTGCTAATCCTGCTAAAGCTAATTTTTCAAATGATTTTTTAATTAAAGAAATTAGCAGGATGAATTATTTAGGGTTAAAATATTTAGTCTTACACCCTGGAGCTTATACAACATACGAAATTCAGGAAGCATTAGAACAATTAGTTGAAAGTTTAAAATATATTATTAACCAAACTAAAGATGTGGTAATTTGCATTGAAACAATGAGTGGTAAGGGAACAGAAATTGGAATTAACTTCGAACAAATTAGATATTTATTAGATGAAGTGGATCATGATAGGGTGCAAGTATGCCTTGACACTTGCCACTTATGAGATGCTGGTTATGATTTATCTAATTATCAGGAATTTAAAACCGAATTAAATAAATATAATCTTTTAAAGCATGTTAAAGTAATTCATTTAAATGATTCAAAAAACACCTTAGGATCTCATAAAGATCGCCATGCTAATATTGGACATGGCTATATTGGTACTGATACTTTAAAACAATTTGTGCATGATGTAGATTTTGATAATATTCCAATTATTTTAGAAACACCATATGTAGATAAAAAACCAATTTATAAAGAAGAAATTAAACTTCTTTTAGAAAAATAG
- a CDS encoding LacI family DNA-binding transcriptional regulator, producing MKNNSFKNITYKEISEKTGVSISTISRYFNNGYVSTATTEKIVRFVNKHDYTPNYAARIIRGKNKSIFVIMPNSLQNKYNLIVSGLVIACQKNDNPVFTAYADNSASDYIHTIKYALSWKPLAIVVLAPDYSKKLFDFLKTIEGTSVILYGHKVDDLNWIKPDMKASFYQVTKVAKNFRTSNLALIIDEKLSESQRLEIKSGFLEACDEFSIDCAVYNLETKKDWMSIQNLNLKLKVAGVKNIICSSHEVYVSIMNTLGPKEFKMTDIGYSSVYDIVKTYKAKIFIDYPKIGMIIQRMIHDYIDTQEPQGKLIDTTIIQESEK from the coding sequence ATGAAAAATAACAGTTTTAAAAATATTACTTATAAGGAAATTTCAGAAAAAACTGGAGTCTCAATTTCAACAATTAGTAGATATTTTAATAATGGTTATGTATCAACTGCAACTACGGAAAAAATTGTTAGGTTTGTTAATAAACATGATTATACCCCTAATTATGCTGCAAGAATTATAAGAGGTAAAAATAAATCAATTTTTGTTATTATGCCTAATAGTTTACAAAATAAATATAATTTAATAGTTAGTGGTTTAGTAATAGCTTGCCAAAAAAACGATAATCCTGTTTTTACTGCTTATGCTGATAATTCTGCTAGCGACTATATTCACACTATTAAATACGCTTTATCTTGAAAACCTTTAGCAATTGTTGTTTTAGCTCCAGATTATAGTAAAAAATTATTTGACTTTTTAAAAACAATTGAAGGTACGTCAGTAATTTTATATGGACATAAAGTAGATGATTTAAATTGAATTAAGCCAGATATGAAAGCAAGTTTTTATCAAGTTACCAAAGTAGCTAAAAACTTTCGCACTTCTAATCTTGCTTTAATTATTGATGAAAAACTTTCTGAGAGCCAAAGACTTGAAATTAAGAGTGGTTTTTTAGAAGCTTGTGATGAATTTTCAATTGACTGTGCCGTTTATAATTTAGAAACTAAAAAAGATTGAATGAGTATTCAAAATTTAAATCTTAAATTAAAAGTAGCAGGAGTCAAAAATATCATTTGTTCCAGTCATGAAGTGTACGTGTCAATTATGAATACTTTAGGTCCTAAGGAATTTAAAATGACTGATATTGGTTATTCATCTGTTTATGATATTGTTAAAACATATAAGGCAAAGATTTTTATTGATTATCCTAAAATAGGGATGATTATACAAAGGATGATTCATGATTATATTGATACTCAAGAGCCCCAGGGTAAATTAATTGATACAACAATTATTCAAGAAAGTGAAAAATAG
- a CDS encoding MAGa3780 family membrane protein, which translates to MKKIYDVLSPRKTKTIRILGLFVLFFSTILITVNMLYTNMTGIVEHPKYWEFKTVFGPFYHLLYFTNISNVFLGIMIVALVLKPSCKLRQNLFFVSVILISITFVVYWLLISWGQPWKDPIIITTSITTHGIHPLIGFVVLYLMRKEIKLTRQVIFISSAIVLTYFFFALVLYLVTGAPHKFKDGAIIYSFMHFRRPFFTTTSNLGLIIALDLLIFVIGAFIPVIFAFLWKLLFNLKVTLKRQMKH; encoded by the coding sequence ATGAAAAAAATATATGATGTCTTAAGTCCAAGAAAAACTAAAACAATTAGAATACTTGGTTTATTTGTTTTGTTTTTCTCAACTATTTTAATCACTGTTAATATGCTTTATACTAATATGACTGGAATTGTAGAGCATCCTAAATATTGAGAATTTAAAACTGTTTTTGGACCTTTTTACCACTTGCTTTATTTTACAAATATTTCTAATGTCTTTTTAGGTATTATGATCGTTGCTTTGGTATTAAAACCTTCTTGTAAATTACGGCAAAATTTGTTTTTTGTTTCTGTTATTTTAATTAGTATTACTTTTGTTGTTTACTGGCTGCTTATATCGTGAGGTCAACCTTGAAAAGATCCAATTATAATTACAACAAGCATTACAACCCATGGAATACATCCATTAATTGGATTTGTAGTTTTATACTTAATGCGCAAAGAAATTAAATTAACAAGACAAGTTATTTTTATTTCTTCAGCAATTGTTTTAACCTACTTTTTCTTTGCTTTAGTTTTATATTTAGTAACAGGAGCACCACATAAATTTAAAGATGGAGCAATTATTTATTCATTTATGCATTTTAGAAGGCCATTTTTTACCACTACATCTAATTTAGGATTAATCATTGCTTTAGATCTTTTAATCTTTGTGATTGGAGCTTTTATTCCTGTTATCTTTGCTTTTCTTTGAAAATTATTATTTAATTTAAAAGTAACATTAAAAAGACAAATGAAACACTAA
- a CDS encoding ATP-binding cassette domain-containing protein codes for MIQIKNLTTYVGNKEQRMLFHDVSLEIPQNKITAFVGPSGIGKTTLLYHIAKIFKANNGTIEYFDANSNKILNPKIDLVFQDFNLFDNLNVTENIEVGNGVLGFNLNKDHLLKQAELININPEILKSNVKQISGGEKQRVAILRALNRRSDFILLDEPTGNLDLETSKLIFDTLKELSKTKTIVIVSHNYELVENYADKIVKIDDAKLVVLKDNSKDNIKQNLQESKTDLNKKPNTFNKFKIAFKFIKNDLKTKLWQVLLIIASFVLAIFSTLLTFNLNTGTTKFSDSFVKVNNLDLASIRKPSFANFSDQEIQELKQDKNVKAIYAPTPVSTSFSLKYNNNSASSVSFFQINNDDFFIQRYKSLSNVSGSFITNKNEILINENFAKKLGLLNPINQTISLEPTFSFYNETKDFTDELKTIKYDLKIVGQFKTLEYQNQVDFWIHQDFLKDLEIKIANIYAKYGKLFNEISHKPKEGDDGFFKSSLYIFKTSYDLDIKLIEGSKPSNYNEIIVSNKLLESAETNFNFKLNDEIWAEFKSNNRGIILKIVGIYDSEITEFRYQQDIITKLLETTNARLHIFFDANASSDTINNDYLKKLSNKYSIIDGPSSIVFELMKNSKLVQFITFGLFIIFIALFGSFLTSYLKSLSDSKRKNIGILKALGTKPLWILFYQSLHVVFILFFTLIAGLIIVLPSLNPVINLITGLAALETNLLTNFIAFNSLWLIYSSIALVLFSFMSFWQYKKATNKLLQ; via the coding sequence ATGATACAAATTAAAAACCTAACTACATATGTTGGAAATAAAGAACAAAGAATGTTATTCCATGATGTTAGTTTAGAAATTCCACAAAATAAAATAACAGCATTTGTTGGTCCTTCTGGAATTGGTAAAACAACACTTTTATACCATATTGCTAAAATCTTTAAAGCAAATAATGGAACTATTGAATATTTTGATGCTAATTCAAATAAAATACTAAATCCCAAAATTGATTTAGTCTTTCAAGATTTTAACTTATTTGATAATTTGAATGTTACTGAAAATATTGAAGTAGGAAATGGTGTTTTAGGTTTCAACCTAAATAAAGATCATTTACTAAAGCAAGCAGAGTTAATTAATATTAATCCAGAAATTTTAAAAAGTAATGTAAAACAAATTTCTGGAGGAGAAAAGCAGCGAGTAGCAATTTTGAGAGCTTTAAACCGTAGATCAGATTTTATTTTGCTTGATGAGCCAACTGGTAATTTAGATCTTGAAACTTCAAAACTTATTTTTGATACTTTAAAAGAATTATCAAAAACTAAAACTATTGTAATTGTTAGTCATAATTATGAATTAGTGGAAAATTATGCCGATAAAATCGTAAAAATTGATGATGCAAAGTTAGTTGTTTTAAAAGATAATTCAAAAGATAATATTAAACAAAATCTGCAAGAATCAAAAACAGATCTAAATAAAAAGCCAAATACTTTTAATAAATTTAAAATTGCTTTTAAATTTATTAAAAACGATTTAAAAACAAAATTATGGCAAGTTCTTTTAATTATTGCTTCATTTGTTTTGGCGATCTTTTCTACCTTGCTTACTTTTAATCTAAATACAGGAACAACTAAATTTTCTGATTCATTTGTTAAAGTTAATAACCTAGATTTAGCATCAATTAGAAAACCTAGTTTTGCTAATTTTAGCGACCAAGAGATACAAGAATTAAAGCAAGATAAAAATGTTAAAGCAATTTATGCCCCAACGCCTGTTTCAACAAGTTTTTCATTAAAATATAACAATAATTCTGCATCTAGTGTTTCATTCTTTCAGATAAATAATGATGATTTTTTTATCCAAAGATATAAATCATTAAGTAATGTTAGTGGTTCTTTCATTACAAACAAAAATGAAATTTTAATTAACGAAAATTTTGCTAAAAAATTAGGACTACTAAACCCAATTAATCAAACTATTTCCTTAGAACCAACTTTTAGTTTTTATAATGAAACAAAAGATTTTACTGATGAATTAAAAACCATAAAGTATGATTTAAAAATTGTTGGTCAATTCAAAACTTTGGAATATCAAAATCAAGTTGATTTTTGAATTCACCAAGATTTTCTAAAAGATTTAGAGATTAAAATTGCAAATATTTATGCAAAATACGGAAAACTTTTTAATGAGATATCTCATAAGCCTAAAGAAGGAGATGATGGCTTTTTTAAATCAAGTTTATATATATTCAAAACTAGCTATGATTTAGATATAAAGCTAATTGAAGGAAGCAAACCTTCTAACTATAATGAAATTATTGTTTCAAATAAATTATTAGAAAGTGCCGAGACAAATTTCAACTTTAAATTAAATGATGAAATTTGAGCTGAATTTAAATCTAATAATAGAGGAATAATCTTAAAAATTGTTGGTATTTATGACTCAGAAATAACTGAATTTAGATACCAGCAAGATATAATTACTAAATTACTTGAAACAACTAATGCTAGGTTGCACATCTTTTTTGATGCTAATGCTAGTTCTGATACTATTAATAATGATTATTTAAAAAAATTATCAAATAAATATAGTATTATCGATGGACCAAGTTCAATAGTTTTTGAATTAATGAAAAATTCAAAATTAGTACAATTTATTACTTTTGGTTTATTTATTATTTTTATTGCATTATTTGGTAGTTTTTTAACTTCATACCTAAAATCATTATCTGATTCAAAACGCAAAAATATTGGTATTTTAAAAGCCTTAGGTACTAAGCCCTTATGAATTTTATTTTATCAATCCTTACATGTAGTTTTTATCTTATTTTTTACATTAATAGCTGGTTTAATAATTGTCTTACCATCTTTAAACCCAGTAATTAATTTAATAACTGGATTAGCTGCTTTAGAAACTAATTTATTAACTAATTTTATCGCTTTTAATTCTTTATGGTTAATTTACTCATCTATTGCTTTAGTTTTATTTAGTTTTATGTCATTTTGACAATATAAAAAAGCGACTAATAAGTTGCTTCAATAA